In Gimesia chilikensis, the following proteins share a genomic window:
- the rplU gene encoding 50S ribosomal protein L21 encodes MFVVIEDGSHQYTIQEGDTLTIDYRATATEGDSITFESVLLANGGGASSIGTPAIEGASVEAEVVNPEVKGEKLEIQKFRRRKNSRRHTGHRQKYTTVRIKSITVPGLEIVEAKETEPAATEA; translated from the coding sequence ATGTTTGTAGTAATCGAAGATGGCAGCCATCAATATACGATTCAGGAAGGCGATACCCTGACAATCGACTACCGTGCTACAGCAACAGAAGGCGATTCCATCACTTTTGAAAGCGTGCTGCTCGCCAATGGTGGCGGTGCCAGCTCGATCGGCACCCCGGCTATCGAAGGTGCATCGGTCGAAGCCGAAGTCGTAAACCCAGAGGTCAAAGGCGAGAAACTCGAAATTCAGAAGTTCCGTCGCCGCAAGAACTCTCGTCGCCATACGGGTCACCGCCAGAAATACACCACAGTTCGCATCAAATCGATCACAGTGCCTGGCCTGGAAATTGTGGAAGCAAAAGAAACAGAACCTGCTGCCACTGAAGCCTGA
- the lpxB gene encoding lipid-A-disaccharide synthase, which yields MHLFFSVGEPSGDQHTAHLIEEIRTRRPDARFSAFGGPEMQAAGCHLEVRLTDYAVMGILNVLPLIFKFIQLIRQVGAYLEQERPDAVILVDFPGFNWWVAKKAKALGIPVFYYLPPQLWAWAPWRIRRVRKNVDYILSGLQFEKQWYESRGINVDYIGHPFFDEVVSRKLQQDTLTELKQSAPQIVGVLPGSRTNEVTRNFPVMLHTIRRLSQQFPDAIFPIACYREAHLELCQNFIREQQAEDLPLKPYLKQTPEIIEAADCCLMVSGSVSLEMLARKTPAVVLYRSHWGMYFLGQLLITCKYMSLPNLIAGREIMPEFPSVGNPNKVVTQMSTILAEWLSSPLALERARSELTSLYNETVIPGASAHAAEAILSHTGAQLSSKAAA from the coding sequence ATGCATCTCTTTTTTTCAGTAGGCGAACCCAGCGGAGATCAGCACACGGCTCACCTGATCGAAGAAATTCGCACCCGCCGCCCCGACGCTCGTTTCTCTGCCTTCGGTGGGCCAGAGATGCAGGCTGCCGGCTGTCACCTTGAAGTTCGGCTGACCGATTATGCCGTCATGGGTATTCTCAACGTTCTGCCTCTGATTTTTAAATTCATTCAGCTGATCCGGCAAGTCGGCGCCTACCTCGAACAGGAGCGCCCCGACGCCGTGATCCTTGTGGATTTCCCTGGATTCAACTGGTGGGTTGCGAAAAAAGCCAAAGCCCTGGGTATTCCGGTTTTCTATTACCTGCCCCCTCAACTCTGGGCCTGGGCCCCGTGGCGCATTCGCCGGGTCCGTAAAAATGTGGATTACATCCTCTCCGGACTCCAGTTTGAAAAACAATGGTATGAATCGCGAGGAATCAACGTCGATTACATCGGGCATCCCTTCTTTGATGAAGTGGTTTCCCGGAAGCTGCAGCAGGATACCCTTACCGAGTTGAAACAGTCCGCGCCGCAGATTGTAGGTGTACTCCCCGGTTCCCGCACAAATGAGGTCACGCGCAACTTCCCTGTGATGCTACATACGATTCGTCGGCTCTCTCAACAATTTCCCGACGCCATCTTTCCGATTGCCTGCTACCGGGAAGCACACCTTGAGCTGTGTCAGAATTTTATTCGCGAACAACAGGCTGAAGATTTACCGCTCAAACCCTATCTCAAGCAGACACCGGAAATCATCGAAGCCGCTGACTGCTGCCTGATGGTCTCCGGCTCGGTCAGCCTGGAAATGCTGGCCCGCAAAACGCCAGCCGTTGTGCTGTATCGCAGCCACTGGGGCATGTATTTCCTGGGACAACTGCTGATCACCTGCAAATACATGTCACTCCCCAACCTGATTGCAGGACGGGAAATCATGCCGGAATTCCCCTCTGTCGGAAATCCGAACAAAGTCGTAACGCAAATGTCGACGATCCTGGCCGAGTGGCTCAGCAGCCCCCTGGCCCTGGAACGGGCCCGGTCAGAGCTCACATCGCTGTATAACGAGACCGTCATACCCGGTGCCTCCGCACATGCAGCAGAAGCCATCTTGAGCCATACCGGAGCCCAGCTCAGCTCTAAAGCGGCCGCCTGA
- a CDS encoding Gfo/Idh/MocA family protein, with protein sequence MGKKTIRIGIVGAGANTKARHIPGFQAIDDVELAGVVNSTQASTDKVARKYGIPQTYSHWQELVEDPEIDAVVIGTWPDLHCEITCMALEAGKHVLTEARMARNLEEARKMLKVSQARPDLIAQIVPSPFGLKYNNEVIKLISHQYLGQLREVIVQGADDAFWDYSKKMHWRLDKEISGNNMLTMGILHETLSRWVPATERVFAQSSIFEPVRPSATAQGNADVTLPDSLQIVSRLQGGANAIYHLSGTILFGPGLQIHLYGSLGTIKVQFTPEEKIFVGHMGEDKLKEIQVPQEEISGWRVESEFIGAIRGEEVVHFTDFATGVKYMEFSEAVARSCEQNQPVSLPL encoded by the coding sequence ATGGGAAAAAAAACGATCCGGATTGGAATTGTTGGCGCAGGAGCAAATACAAAAGCGCGACACATCCCGGGATTTCAGGCGATTGACGATGTCGAACTCGCAGGCGTTGTGAACTCAACTCAAGCCTCTACAGATAAAGTTGCCCGGAAATACGGTATTCCGCAAACCTACTCCCACTGGCAGGAACTGGTGGAAGACCCGGAAATCGACGCCGTTGTGATTGGCACCTGGCCCGATCTGCACTGTGAGATCACCTGCATGGCACTCGAAGCAGGCAAGCACGTGCTTACCGAGGCCAGAATGGCACGTAACCTGGAAGAAGCGCGTAAGATGCTGAAAGTCTCCCAGGCGCGCCCCGACCTGATCGCCCAGATCGTTCCCAGCCCTTTCGGCCTGAAATACAACAATGAAGTCATTAAGCTGATCTCGCATCAGTATCTGGGTCAATTGCGGGAAGTCATCGTTCAGGGTGCCGACGATGCATTCTGGGATTACAGCAAAAAAATGCACTGGCGTCTCGATAAAGAAATCAGTGGCAACAACATGCTCACCATGGGCATCCTGCACGAGACCCTCAGCCGCTGGGTGCCTGCCACCGAACGAGTGTTTGCCCAGTCTTCAATCTTCGAACCCGTTCGTCCTTCTGCGACAGCCCAGGGCAACGCCGACGTGACTCTCCCTGACAGCCTGCAGATCGTGTCTCGCCTGCAGGGAGGCGCCAACGCCATCTATCACCTGAGTGGAACAATTCTCTTTGGACCAGGTCTGCAGATTCACCTGTATGGCAGCCTGGGAACCATCAAAGTGCAATTCACTCCCGAAGAGAAAATCTTTGTTGGTCATATGGGAGAGGATAAGCTCAAAGAAATTCAGGTTCCTCAGGAAGAGATCAGCGGCTGGCGTGTGGAATCGGAATTCATCGGTGCCATCCGTGGAGAGGAAGTCGTGCACTTCACTGATTTCGCCACCGGTGTCAAATACATGGAGTTTTCCGAAGCGGTTGCCCGGAGCTGCGAACAGAATCAACCTGTCTCGCTTCCACTGTAA
- a CDS encoding 3'(2'),5'-bisphosphate nucleotidase, protein MTETLEQELKTALLAVRQAALICRTVQSAITDEVLEKKDKSPVTIADFSSQAVICRALHNAFPEDPIIGEEDAAELKGPENREFLEKIVAELTADGIQDPTPENVCTWIDYGGAKTYSDRFWTLDPIDGTKGFLRKEQYAVSLALIVEGKIVLGVLGCPNLPFPGENPTAGTLYYAIAGQGAYALPLVREQEPKRIRVTTTADFSESRFCESVESGHSSHSHSQQLAERLGISKEPRRLDSQAKYAVVAQGEADIYMRLPTRPGYREKIWDHAAGVLLVEEAGGEVTDIHGNPLQFDQGYELKNNQGVIVTNGHLHSLLIQSLDELEF, encoded by the coding sequence ATGACAGAAACTTTGGAACAGGAATTAAAGACAGCACTCCTGGCAGTCAGACAGGCTGCTTTGATCTGCAGAACAGTTCAGTCTGCCATCACGGATGAAGTCCTGGAAAAAAAAGATAAGAGCCCGGTCACGATCGCAGATTTCAGCAGTCAGGCCGTTATCTGCCGTGCACTCCACAATGCATTCCCGGAAGACCCCATCATCGGCGAAGAAGATGCCGCTGAACTGAAAGGACCGGAAAACCGGGAGTTCCTGGAAAAGATTGTCGCAGAACTGACAGCTGACGGTATTCAGGATCCAACTCCTGAAAATGTCTGTACCTGGATCGATTACGGCGGCGCCAAAACATACAGCGACCGTTTCTGGACGCTTGATCCCATTGATGGAACCAAGGGCTTTCTACGCAAAGAACAATACGCGGTTTCACTTGCTTTGATCGTGGAGGGAAAAATCGTACTCGGCGTGCTGGGCTGTCCCAACCTGCCGTTTCCCGGGGAAAACCCAACCGCCGGAACGCTCTACTATGCGATCGCTGGACAAGGTGCATACGCCCTTCCCCTCGTTCGCGAACAGGAGCCGAAACGCATCCGCGTGACCACCACTGCCGATTTTTCGGAATCCCGCTTTTGTGAATCCGTCGAATCGGGACACAGTTCACACAGCCACTCTCAGCAGCTGGCGGAACGACTGGGGATCAGCAAAGAGCCCCGACGTCTGGACAGTCAGGCTAAATACGCTGTCGTCGCCCAGGGTGAGGCTGACATCTACATGCGGCTGCCCACACGCCCCGGTTATCGCGAGAAAATCTGGGATCATGCGGCGGGGGTTTTACTGGTTGAAGAAGCGGGAGGGGAAGTCACTGATATCCACGGCAACCCGCTGCAATTTGACCAGGGATATGAACTGAAAAATAATCAGGGCGTGATCGTCACCAACGGACACCTGCACTCGCTCCTGATCCAGTCTCTGGACGAACTCGAATTTTAA
- a CDS encoding SLC13 family permease, translating to MDWHIVVTFLVLAGVICSLTFLRAGADTILMGGLTILIVSGIVPVDQAMQGFANEGLLAVAFLFVVSEGIRQTGGFSFTGQQLLGHPKSLTDAQARVMVPSAILSAFLNNTPVVAMMMPVISDWAKKMRISISHLMLPLSYAAILGGLCTLVGTSTTLVVNGLLQSQTDRPALTMFEIAWIGVPVMVAGLIYLLVCSRWLLPERKPAITPMDDPREYTVEMVVEPGCPLIGKTIEQAGLRHLPGMYLMEIDRDDDVIAAVSSNERLAANDQLVFVGVVESVIDLQKIPGLKPATDQLFKLSGPRSERCLIEAVVSDSFRFLNMSIRTAKFRSNYNAAVIAVARNGQRINKKIGDIELQRGDTLLIEAHPSFIDQQRNSREFFLVSQVEDSTPPRHERAWIARLILLAMIGMVAVFNIPMLVAAMVAAGLMTATRCCSATEAKRSIDWGVLITIAAGLGIGQAIDNSGAARLIANGFTGMANDSPLIVLAILSFITLVFTNLITAKATATLIFPITVATANALGVDLMPFVIAIIISAAACFATPIGYQTNLMVFGPGGYKYGDYLRIGGPLTLIVWLLTVIVVPLVWPFHP from the coding sequence ATGGACTGGCACATCGTAGTCACGTTTCTCGTTTTGGCAGGAGTAATCTGCTCTCTGACGTTTCTACGTGCCGGCGCTGATACGATTCTGATGGGTGGTCTGACCATTCTCATCGTCTCCGGCATCGTTCCCGTCGATCAGGCTATGCAGGGGTTTGCCAACGAAGGCCTGCTGGCAGTCGCGTTTCTGTTCGTGGTTAGTGAAGGTATTCGGCAGACCGGTGGCTTCTCCTTCACGGGCCAGCAACTACTGGGACATCCGAAATCCCTGACCGATGCGCAGGCCCGCGTGATGGTGCCTTCCGCCATCCTGAGTGCATTCCTGAATAACACTCCCGTCGTCGCCATGATGATGCCCGTCATTTCCGACTGGGCCAAGAAAATGCGGATCTCCATTTCGCATCTGATGCTGCCTCTCAGTTATGCCGCGATTCTGGGCGGTCTCTGTACCCTGGTCGGCACCAGCACCACCCTGGTGGTCAATGGTCTGCTGCAGAGTCAGACAGATCGCCCTGCACTGACCATGTTTGAAATTGCCTGGATCGGAGTTCCGGTCATGGTTGCGGGACTGATTTATCTTCTGGTCTGCTCTCGCTGGCTGCTCCCCGAGCGAAAACCGGCAATCACTCCCATGGACGATCCGCGTGAATATACGGTGGAAATGGTCGTTGAACCCGGCTGCCCCCTGATTGGCAAAACCATCGAACAGGCCGGTCTGCGTCATCTGCCCGGCATGTACCTGATGGAAATCGACCGGGACGATGATGTGATCGCCGCGGTCTCCTCGAATGAACGACTGGCTGCCAACGATCAGCTGGTCTTCGTGGGCGTTGTTGAATCGGTCATCGATTTGCAGAAAATCCCCGGCCTCAAACCAGCCACCGACCAGTTGTTCAAACTCTCCGGCCCCCGCTCCGAACGCTGCCTGATTGAAGCGGTTGTCTCAGACAGCTTTCGTTTCCTCAACATGTCCATCCGCACCGCGAAGTTTCGCTCCAATTACAACGCTGCGGTTATCGCGGTGGCGCGAAATGGTCAGCGGATCAATAAAAAAATCGGTGACATTGAACTGCAGCGAGGCGACACATTGCTCATCGAAGCACACCCTTCGTTCATCGATCAGCAACGGAACTCCCGTGAATTCTTCCTGGTCAGCCAGGTCGAAGATTCCACGCCCCCAAGACACGAACGCGCCTGGATCGCCCGGCTGATTCTGCTGGCCATGATCGGTATGGTCGCCGTGTTCAACATTCCAATGCTTGTGGCCGCCATGGTGGCTGCCGGTCTGATGACCGCTACCCGCTGCTGTAGTGCCACGGAGGCCAAACGCTCTATCGACTGGGGCGTGCTGATCACCATCGCAGCCGGACTGGGAATCGGACAGGCCATCGATAACTCGGGTGCCGCCAGACTGATTGCCAACGGATTTACCGGCATGGCTAACGACAGTCCTCTGATCGTCCTCGCGATTCTCTCATTCATCACCCTGGTCTTCACGAATCTGATTACCGCCAAAGCCACGGCAACACTGATCTTTCCGATCACGGTCGCCACCGCAAATGCCCTGGGTGTGGACCTGATGCCGTTCGTGATTGCCATCATCATTTCCGCAGCCGCCTGTTTCGCCACCCCCATCGGCTACCAGACCAACCTGATGGTCTTCGGGCCCGGGGGGTATAAATATGGTGACTATCTGCGTATTGGCGGCCCACTGACTTTGATTGTCTGGTTATTGACAGTCATCGTCGTACCTCTTGTCTGGCCCTTCCATCCCTGA
- a CDS encoding prolyl oligopeptidase family serine peptidase gives MHRSLCSRFVPALAFFALLVSAPVILSAQDAPPADRKKLEAELKELQQQIQTLKQNTQIERSLLADVEIYAKAAEWILRHKEFYKPQYVKETYQVLETGRQRASQLAAGKPEWTDPKGTVLFGYYSKIDGSVQPYALTFPADFKQKSSQRWPLHVELHGRGGKRNEVFFIMHPNGRGPRKDHDWLHLDPFGRTDNGWRWSGEVDVHEAIADVKKRYLIDKQRITLRGFSMGGAGAWHLGLHYPSEWCGVGPGAGFVDFYQYQNHKEKLPPYQDKTLHIYDSIDYALNAADVPVVTYGGGKDKQLVSSTRMVEKAKELDIKIPLYITPEAAHQSRMPAYQDFLAQLLKISEKGRPTWPGRKQIRFITYTPKFNECEWLHIEELDQMYEPTTVEGGLNEESGNLELTTDNVAALSIARDIAPKVELDGTLLPLESAASGLLPQVYFVKSNSGWDVLKYDDSKAFIENSNLRKRRNLQGPIDDAFTLPFVCVKGTGTPWTPEQQAWSQSVLALFEKEFDKWLRGKVPVITDKEVTDQIIADKNLILFGDPGSNALIAKIVEDLPIQWSKDQITVNGKTYDTKDHGVALIYPNPLNPTRYVVINSGHTMHEKDFRASNSWLFPKLGDIAVIKFKQNKDGNFENETVWAELFDSNWELP, from the coding sequence ATGCATCGCAGCCTCTGCTCCCGCTTTGTACCCGCGTTGGCATTCTTCGCCTTACTGGTATCTGCTCCCGTAATTCTCTCTGCCCAGGACGCACCTCCTGCAGATCGCAAGAAACTCGAAGCAGAACTTAAAGAACTGCAACAGCAGATTCAGACACTTAAACAAAATACGCAGATCGAACGCTCCCTGCTCGCCGACGTGGAAATTTATGCGAAAGCAGCAGAGTGGATTTTACGCCACAAGGAATTTTACAAACCACAGTACGTCAAAGAGACCTACCAGGTTCTTGAAACCGGACGCCAGCGGGCCAGCCAGCTCGCAGCAGGCAAACCTGAGTGGACCGATCCCAAAGGTACGGTGCTCTTCGGATACTACTCGAAGATCGATGGCTCCGTGCAACCGTATGCTTTGACCTTTCCTGCAGACTTCAAACAGAAATCCAGCCAGCGCTGGCCCCTGCATGTGGAACTGCATGGACGGGGAGGCAAACGCAATGAAGTCTTCTTTATCATGCATCCAAATGGCAGAGGACCGCGTAAAGATCACGACTGGTTGCACCTCGATCCCTTTGGACGGACAGATAACGGTTGGCGCTGGAGTGGAGAAGTTGACGTACATGAAGCGATCGCCGATGTCAAAAAACGTTACCTGATCGACAAACAGCGGATCACCCTGCGTGGCTTCTCCATGGGAGGCGCTGGTGCCTGGCATCTGGGACTGCATTATCCCTCTGAATGGTGCGGCGTGGGACCGGGAGCGGGCTTTGTCGATTTCTACCAGTATCAGAACCACAAAGAGAAACTGCCTCCCTATCAGGATAAAACTCTGCACATTTATGACTCCATCGACTACGCCCTCAACGCTGCGGATGTTCCAGTCGTGACCTACGGAGGGGGAAAAGACAAGCAGCTGGTCTCGAGCACTCGGATGGTCGAAAAGGCTAAAGAACTGGATATCAAAATCCCCCTGTATATCACCCCCGAGGCGGCACATCAGTCACGGATGCCCGCTTATCAGGATTTCCTTGCACAGCTGCTGAAGATCTCCGAAAAGGGACGTCCCACCTGGCCAGGCCGCAAGCAGATCCGCTTTATTACATACACTCCCAAGTTCAATGAATGCGAATGGCTCCACATCGAAGAGCTGGACCAGATGTACGAGCCGACCACCGTCGAAGGGGGGCTGAATGAGGAATCAGGAAATCTGGAGCTGACCACTGACAATGTGGCTGCCCTTTCGATCGCCCGTGATATCGCTCCCAAAGTCGAACTGGACGGGACCCTGCTTCCGTTGGAGTCGGCAGCCAGCGGACTGCTGCCTCAGGTCTACTTTGTCAAAAGTAATAGCGGCTGGGATGTGCTCAAGTACGACGATTCCAAAGCCTTCATCGAAAACTCGAATCTACGCAAACGACGCAATCTGCAGGGGCCGATCGACGACGCCTTCACCCTGCCCTTTGTTTGCGTGAAAGGGACTGGCACTCCCTGGACTCCCGAACAACAGGCCTGGTCACAATCCGTGCTCGCCCTTTTCGAGAAAGAATTCGACAAGTGGTTGCGAGGGAAGGTTCCCGTCATCACAGATAAAGAGGTTACAGATCAGATCATCGCCGACAAGAACCTGATTCTGTTCGGAGACCCTGGCTCCAATGCGTTGATCGCCAAAATTGTCGAAGACCTGCCAATTCAATGGTCGAAAGATCAGATCACCGTCAATGGGAAGACCTATGATACCAAGGACCATGGAGTGGCCCTGATCTATCCCAACCCTCTGAATCCGACGCGATATGTGGTCATCAATTCCGGGCATACCATGCATGAGAAAGATTTCCGCGCGTCCAATTCCTGGCTGTTCCCCAAGCTGGGTGATATTGCCGTCATCAAGTTCAAACAGAACAAAGATGGCAATTTCGAGAATGAAACGGTCTGGGCTGAACTCTTCGACAGCAACTGGGAACTTCCCTGA
- the scpB gene encoding SMC-Scp complex subunit ScpB produces the protein MLSGSASHHYAHGFGNPQTTSLAEAVFQQIPARGFQWIFQTRSEESNSLLFATDQEVETRRSLKMAKVEAVLFVADGALSTRKIAQLATLANAKEAKELIDQLNNALAASQSAFHIKRVATGYRMMTHPQFSFWLNKLHQRQAALKLSPPAMETLAIVVYRQPITRADIESVRGVQSAEMLKQLMDRGLVRIGGKDDSLGRPFLYETTRKFLEIFGLKNLEDLPMADMLRPTPEEPAKAVTEETAEETEDTSESEEVDELSTDAEEQTEEISDVEESDSFEDFEDEDSEDENLDAA, from the coding sequence ATGTTATCTGGATCAGCATCTCACCATTACGCTCACGGCTTCGGGAATCCCCAAACTACATCACTGGCCGAGGCGGTTTTTCAACAAATCCCAGCGCGCGGGTTTCAATGGATTTTCCAGACACGGTCTGAAGAATCGAATAGCCTGCTGTTTGCGACTGACCAGGAAGTAGAAACACGCCGCAGCCTGAAAATGGCGAAAGTCGAGGCGGTACTCTTTGTGGCAGATGGTGCGCTCTCTACAAGAAAGATTGCCCAACTGGCGACCCTGGCCAATGCTAAGGAAGCCAAAGAGCTCATCGACCAGCTCAATAACGCGCTGGCGGCCAGTCAGTCCGCGTTTCATATCAAGCGGGTCGCCACCGGTTACCGCATGATGACGCACCCCCAGTTCTCGTTCTGGCTCAACAAACTTCATCAGCGACAGGCGGCTCTCAAACTCTCCCCACCCGCCATGGAAACACTGGCGATCGTCGTTTATCGCCAGCCCATTACCCGTGCGGATATTGAATCGGTTCGTGGCGTCCAGAGTGCCGAAATGTTGAAGCAGTTGATGGACCGCGGCCTGGTTCGTATCGGCGGTAAAGACGACTCACTCGGCCGTCCCTTCCTGTATGAAACCACGCGCAAGTTTCTGGAAATCTTCGGCTTGAAAAATCTGGAAGATCTCCCCATGGCCGACATGCTCCGTCCCACTCCTGAGGAGCCGGCGAAAGCCGTAACGGAAGAGACCGCGGAGGAAACTGAGGATACCAGTGAGTCCGAAGAAGTCGATGAACTCTCGACTGATGCCGAAGAGCAGACAGAAGAAATTTCCGACGTCGAAGAGTCTGATTCTTTCGAAGACTTTGAGGATGAAGATTCAGAGGACGAAAACCTCGACGCTGCCTGA
- a CDS encoding sugar phosphate isomerase/epimerase family protein, with translation MSRLKLAVATRCFGMPIRNAIKTAARIGARGIQLDIQQEITPSSFGASGDRQFRKLLEEFNLSLASFRLPARGALVDPEFLDQRMSQIRAALEFAWRLQAPSLIIHPGLIQTDEGGNFDIICEVLNDLVRFSDHIGTELCIACGKNSPTVIRDLVSRVNAGFLGIELDTADMVLNNRNPETTIRELHPWIRAYRLRDAVREMDTDGQEVPLGRGMVMWNQFLPLVWETAYQGWLAVDRTQGDQRIEDCRRGIDYLTSILP, from the coding sequence ATGTCTCGTCTGAAACTCGCCGTTGCCACCCGCTGCTTCGGCATGCCGATCAGGAACGCTATCAAAACAGCGGCCCGTATCGGAGCCCGCGGGATTCAACTCGATATACAACAGGAAATCACCCCTTCCTCTTTCGGGGCTTCCGGAGACCGCCAGTTTCGAAAACTGCTGGAAGAGTTCAATCTCAGTCTCGCCTCCTTCAGGTTGCCTGCCCGAGGTGCCCTGGTCGACCCGGAATTTCTGGACCAGAGAATGTCACAAATCCGGGCCGCCCTGGAATTCGCCTGGCGGTTGCAGGCACCATCCCTGATTATTCATCCGGGCCTGATCCAGACAGATGAGGGGGGAAACTTCGATATTATCTGTGAAGTGCTCAACGATCTCGTACGCTTCTCGGATCACATTGGTACCGAACTCTGTATCGCCTGCGGAAAGAATTCTCCCACCGTCATACGTGACCTGGTCTCTCGGGTGAACGCCGGCTTCCTGGGTATCGAGCTGGATACAGCAGACATGGTCCTCAACAACCGCAATCCGGAAACAACGATCCGTGAACTGCATCCCTGGATTCGCGCTTATCGCCTGCGCGATGCCGTTCGCGAAATGGATACCGACGGCCAGGAAGTTCCTCTGGGCAGGGGCATGGTCATGTGGAACCAGTTCCTGCCTCTGGTCTGGGAAACCGCCTACCAGGGCTGGCTGGCCGTAGATCGCACACAGGGTGACCAGCGGATAGAAGACTGTCGGCGGGGAATCGATTACCTCACGTCCATCCTTCCCTGA
- the xseA gene encoding exodeoxyribonuclease VII large subunit translates to MSLLEPEILSVTETTRQIKNLIEANFPYTWVIGEISNCTVARSGHIYLTLKDDNAQLRAVIWKRTASRLKFQIEDGMEVVAAGPIELYQARGTYQLNIEQLLPQGVGALELAFRQMQEKLAAEGLFNPEHKQPIPRFPRKIALVTSPTSAAVRDMLQVITRRWQAADIIIVPVAVQGDGAAEQIAAGIEVAAQLPGVDTIITGRGGGSLEDLWAFNEEVVARAIFDCPIPIISAVGHEIDISIADLVADRRALTPSEAAELAVPLQADVLATLSHWRGQLATNLKQRARQIRLQLDSLAGRPALTRPMDLIHNRASQLDELDRRLKRSTRELVNRLQSETRHLASSLDALSPLKVLSRGYSITRRAAESKESAPEIVKSVDQLQPGDTITTKVSDGSITSQVQELHPDPEEAS, encoded by the coding sequence ATGTCTCTTCTGGAACCTGAAATTCTGTCGGTGACCGAAACCACTCGACAGATTAAAAATCTGATTGAAGCCAACTTCCCGTATACCTGGGTGATTGGTGAAATTTCCAACTGCACGGTGGCTCGCTCCGGGCACATCTATTTGACCCTCAAAGACGACAACGCACAGCTGCGTGCAGTCATCTGGAAACGAACTGCGTCCCGACTGAAATTTCAGATTGAGGACGGCATGGAAGTAGTAGCCGCTGGTCCGATTGAACTTTATCAGGCACGCGGCACTTACCAGCTCAACATCGAACAGTTACTCCCCCAGGGAGTCGGCGCGCTGGAACTCGCGTTTCGCCAGATGCAGGAAAAACTGGCTGCTGAGGGTCTTTTCAATCCGGAACACAAACAGCCCATCCCTCGCTTCCCCCGGAAGATTGCACTGGTAACCAGTCCCACCAGCGCCGCAGTTCGCGATATGCTGCAGGTTATCACCCGCCGCTGGCAGGCCGCTGACATTATCATCGTCCCGGTGGCGGTGCAGGGAGACGGGGCTGCCGAACAGATCGCTGCCGGCATTGAAGTCGCTGCTCAACTTCCAGGGGTCGACACCATTATTACCGGACGCGGAGGGGGCAGCCTGGAAGATCTCTGGGCCTTCAACGAAGAGGTGGTCGCCCGCGCCATCTTCGACTGTCCGATTCCCATCATCAGTGCCGTTGGTCATGAAATTGACATCAGCATCGCCGACCTGGTGGCTGACCGCCGCGCCCTGACTCCCAGTGAAGCCGCCGAGCTGGCTGTTCCCCTGCAAGCCGATGTCCTGGCAACGCTCTCTCACTGGAGAGGTCAACTCGCGACAAACCTGAAGCAGCGAGCCCGACAGATTCGCCTGCAACTGGATTCCCTCGCGGGACGTCCCGCGTTGACCCGCCCCATGGATCTGATTCACAATCGGGCTTCCCAGCTGGATGAACTGGACCGGCGTCTGAAACGCAGTACCCGGGAACTGGTCAACCGACTGCAGTCGGAGACCCGACATCTGGCATCATCACTGGATGCACTCAGTCCCCTGAAAGTTCTGAGCCGCGGATATAGTATCACACGTCGCGCAGCAGAATCGAAAGAGTCGGCACCGGAAATCGTCAAATCTGTCGATCAACTGCAACCGGGCGACACGATCACCACAAAAGTTTCTGACGGTAGCATCACCAGCCAGGTTCAGGAGTTACACCCAGATCCGGAAGAAGCCTCCTGA
- a CDS encoding exodeoxyribonuclease VII small subunit, whose product MAKKKSTKEQTEEPVFEESLTELQEIVSTLESGTAGLEESMEQFERGVKLLRSCYQRLETAEQKIEILTRVDEDGNPVLEDFDSTASVDTKGPAKKTGKRKSSSSKDEDDQDRTLF is encoded by the coding sequence ATGGCCAAGAAAAAAAGCACGAAAGAACAAACAGAAGAACCTGTGTTCGAAGAATCGCTGACCGAGCTGCAGGAAATCGTGAGCACACTTGAGTCAGGGACTGCCGGCCTGGAAGAATCGATGGAACAGTTTGAACGCGGCGTAAAACTGCTCCGCTCCTGTTACCAGCGACTCGAAACTGCTGAGCAGAAAATTGAAATCCTGACCCGTGTTGACGAAGACGGCAATCCGGTGCTGGAAGATTTTGACTCCACTGCATCGGTCGACACCAAGGGCCCTGCAAAAAAAACAGGCAAACGAAAGAGCAGTTCCAGTAAAGACGAAGACGATCAGGATCGGACCCTGTTTTAA